The following proteins are co-located in the Billgrantia tianxiuensis genome:
- a CDS encoding acetate/propionate family kinase, producing the protein MNAPVLVINCGSSSIKYALVPSAPDQPRLAGLAERLGSGGDARLKGIDSRGESFSQALGEADHTRALEAILDRLERHRPVAVGHRIVHGGERFTRAALIDDDVVAAIEQTSALAPLHNPANLEGVAATRRLFPDLPQVAVFDTAFHQTLPARAYRYALPEALYRDHAIRRYGFHGTSHAYVSRRADALSGLEGGGWLTAHLGNGCSTCAVWQGRSLDTSMGLTPLEGVAMGTRSGDVDPGLHAHLSRQLGWSLERIDEVLNRNSGLLGLSGLTNDMRELEAAESQGHPGAALTLEVFCYRIAKSLAALSCALPRLDGLVFTGGIGENSAPVRERVIALLPHFGLQLNRTVNSETVRGREGRIDAGGRQLWVIPTDEEGQIANETRQRLQEISA; encoded by the coding sequence ATGAACGCCCCGGTACTGGTCATCAACTGTGGTTCGTCGTCTATCAAATATGCCCTGGTGCCATCCGCACCGGACCAGCCACGCCTGGCCGGGCTGGCGGAACGCCTGGGTAGCGGCGGTGATGCCCGGCTCAAGGGCATCGACAGTCGTGGCGAATCCTTTTCCCAGGCCCTCGGCGAGGCCGATCACACCCGGGCGCTGGAAGCCATTCTCGACCGCTTGGAGAGACACCGGCCGGTCGCGGTAGGACACCGCATCGTGCACGGTGGTGAACGTTTCACCCGCGCCGCATTGATCGATGATGACGTAGTCGCCGCCATCGAGCAGACCTCGGCATTGGCGCCGCTGCACAACCCGGCCAACCTGGAGGGGGTAGCCGCCACCCGCCGGCTGTTCCCCGATCTGCCCCAGGTAGCGGTGTTCGATACCGCCTTTCACCAGACGCTGCCAGCGCGAGCCTATCGCTATGCCTTGCCCGAGGCGCTCTATCGCGACCACGCCATCCGCCGCTATGGCTTTCATGGCACCAGCCACGCCTACGTCAGCCGGCGTGCCGATGCGTTGAGTGGCCTCGAGGGGGGTGGCTGGCTCACCGCTCATCTGGGTAACGGTTGCTCCACCTGTGCGGTATGGCAGGGCCGAAGTCTCGATACCAGCATGGGGCTCACCCCGCTGGAAGGCGTGGCAATGGGCACCCGTAGCGGCGATGTCGACCCCGGGCTGCATGCGCACTTGTCGCGCCAGCTCGGCTGGTCGCTCGAGCGCATCGACGAGGTACTCAATCGCAACAGCGGCCTGCTGGGGCTCTCGGGATTGACCAACGACATGCGCGAACTGGAAGCGGCCGAGTCACAGGGGCATCCGGGTGCAGCCCTTACCCTCGAGGTGTTCTGTTACCGCATCGCCAAATCACTGGCAGCACTCAGTTGCGCCCTGCCGCGCCTCGACGGCCTGGTATTCACCGGCGGGATCGGCGAAAACTCCGCGCCGGTTCGCGAGCGGGTGATTGCCCTGCTGCCCCACTTCGGCCTGCAGCTGAATCGCACCGTCAACAGCGAGACGGTCAGGGGGCGTGAAGGACGCATCGACGCCGGAGGACGCCAGCTGTGGGTCATTCCCACCGACGAAGAGGGCCAGATCGCCAACGAAACCCGTCAACGCCTGCAAGAGATCTCCGCATGA
- the thiC gene encoding phosphomethylpyrimidine synthase ThiC, whose translation MSKTAHFLAETAKVDEAAIQPLPGSRKVYVEGSRPDIRVPFREISLSPTKTSGMGPDEQNPPLLVYDTSGPYTDPAAEIDLRRGLPELRRAWIDERGDTEFLDGPTSEYGKRRANDPTLAQLRFDLTRTPRRAKPGKNVTQLHYARQGIITPEMEFIAIRENQRRQALGTAEVERILGHQHAGQGFGARLPEEITPEFVRAEVAAGRAIIPCNINHPESEPMIIGRNFLVKINGNLGNSAVTSSIEEEVDKMTWGIRWGADTIMDLSTGQNIHETREWIIRNSPVPIGTVPIYQALEKVNGVAENLTWEVFRDTLIEQAEQGVDYFTIHAGVLLRYVPLTAKRVTGIVSRGGSIMAKWCLFHHQESFLYTHFEEICQICKQYDVAFSLGDGLRPGSVADANDEAQMAELKTLGELTRIAWKHDVQVMIEGPGHVPMHLVKENMDKQLEYCDEAPFYTLGPLVTDIAPGYDHITSGIGAAMIGWFGCAMLCYVTPKEHLGLPNKDDVKTGIITYKIAAHAADLAKGHPAAQRRDNALSKARFEFRWEDQFNLGLDPDTAREYHDETLPKDSAKVAHFCSMCGPKFCSMKITQEVRDYAAEHGLTGDADAVMKGMEEQAEKFRQQGAELYKEV comes from the coding sequence ATGAGCAAGACCGCCCACTTCCTCGCCGAGACCGCCAAGGTCGACGAGGCCGCCATCCAGCCGCTGCCCGGCTCGCGCAAGGTCTACGTCGAGGGCTCGCGGCCCGACATCCGCGTGCCCTTCCGCGAGATCTCGCTGTCGCCGACCAAGACCTCCGGCATGGGCCCGGATGAGCAGAACCCGCCGCTGCTGGTCTACGACACTTCCGGCCCCTACACCGACCCGGCGGCCGAAATCGACCTGCGCCGCGGCCTGCCCGAGCTGCGCCGCGCCTGGATCGACGAGCGCGGCGACACCGAGTTCCTCGACGGCCCCACCAGCGAGTACGGCAAGCGCCGCGCCAACGACCCGACCCTGGCCCAGTTGCGCTTCGACCTGACCCGCACGCCGCGCCGCGCCAAGCCCGGGAAGAACGTCACCCAACTGCACTACGCCCGCCAGGGCATCATTACGCCGGAGATGGAGTTCATCGCCATCCGCGAGAACCAGCGCCGCCAGGCCTTGGGCACCGCCGAGGTGGAGCGCATCCTCGGCCATCAGCATGCGGGCCAGGGTTTCGGCGCCAGGCTACCCGAAGAGATCACGCCGGAGTTTGTGCGCGCCGAGGTAGCCGCCGGCCGGGCCATCATCCCTTGCAACATCAACCACCCCGAGTCCGAGCCGATGATCATCGGCCGCAACTTTCTGGTGAAGATCAACGGCAACCTGGGCAACTCGGCGGTGACCTCCTCCATCGAGGAGGAAGTCGACAAGATGACCTGGGGCATCCGCTGGGGGGCGGACACCATCATGGACCTCTCCACCGGCCAGAACATCCACGAGACCCGCGAGTGGATCATCCGCAACTCGCCGGTGCCGATCGGCACGGTGCCGATCTACCAGGCCCTGGAGAAGGTCAACGGCGTGGCCGAGAATCTTACCTGGGAGGTGTTCCGCGACACCCTGATCGAGCAGGCCGAGCAGGGCGTGGACTACTTCACCATCCACGCCGGGGTGCTGCTGCGCTACGTGCCGCTGACCGCCAAGCGCGTCACCGGCATCGTCTCCCGTGGTGGCTCGATCATGGCCAAGTGGTGCCTGTTCCACCACCAGGAGAGCTTCCTCTACACCCACTTCGAGGAGATCTGCCAGATCTGCAAGCAGTACGACGTGGCCTTCTCGCTGGGCGACGGCCTGCGTCCCGGCTCGGTGGCCGACGCCAACGACGAGGCGCAGATGGCCGAGCTCAAGACCCTCGGCGAGCTGACCCGCATCGCCTGGAAGCACGACGTGCAGGTGATGATCGAAGGCCCCGGCCACGTGCCCATGCACCTGGTCAAGGAGAACATGGACAAGCAGCTGGAGTACTGCGACGAGGCGCCCTTCTATACCCTCGGCCCGCTGGTCACCGACATCGCCCCGGGCTATGACCACATCACCTCCGGCATCGGCGCGGCGATGATCGGCTGGTTCGGCTGCGCTATGCTGTGCTACGTCACCCCCAAGGAGCATCTCGGCCTGCCCAACAAGGATGACGTCAAGACCGGCATCATCACCTACAAGATCGCCGCTCATGCGGCAGACCTGGCCAAGGGCCATCCGGCCGCCCAGCGCCGCGACAACGCCCTGTCCAAAGCGCGCTTCGAGTTCCGCTGGGAGGACCAGTTCAACCTCGGCCTGGACCCGGACACTGCCCGCGAGTACCACGACGAGACCCTGCCCAAGGACTCCGCCAAGGTGGCCCACTTCTGCTCCATGTGCGGCCCCAAGTTCTGCTCCATGAAGATCACCCAGGAAGTGCGCGACTACGCCGCCGAGCACGGCCTCACCGGCGACGCCGATGCGGTGATGAAGGGCATGGAGGAGCAGGCGGAGAAGTTCCGCCAGCAGGGCGCGGAACTCTACAAGGAGGTGTGA
- a CDS encoding lysophospholipid acyltransferase family protein, translating to MSESQPTSTTLQGRAIAALWRTLAGRRPATLWRLARIAGPMVHRLSRREREVTEINLAEVYPEQAAVGRRQLARESLTHSTATMLELGFAWMAAPQRVEDSILEIHGRELLDEARAEGRGVIVLAPHFGNWEVLNFWLSSHFPFTAMYEPPKIAELDPVIRQGRERMGASLVPTNPRGVAALLKALKRSEAVGILPDQEPDWGSGVFAPFYHRLAYTATLLPKLVARTDARVVTGVARRIPGRGFAIHFLAADERVYATDEEQSATGVNACVEDAIALDPAQYQWEYKRYRKVIEEQQGVPNHREFRLY from the coding sequence ATGAGCGAGTCGCAGCCTACCTCCACCACCCTACAGGGTCGCGCCATCGCCGCGCTGTGGCGCACCCTGGCCGGCCGTCGCCCCGCTACGCTCTGGCGTCTGGCCCGCATCGCCGGTCCCATGGTGCACCGCTTGAGTCGTCGCGAGCGCGAGGTCACCGAGATCAATCTGGCCGAGGTCTACCCCGAGCAGGCTGCCGTGGGGCGTCGCCAGCTGGCCCGTGAAAGCCTGACCCACTCCACCGCCACCATGCTCGAGCTGGGCTTTGCCTGGATGGCCGCGCCGCAGCGGGTCGAGGATTCGATTCTCGAGATCCATGGTCGCGAGTTGCTCGACGAAGCCAGGGCCGAAGGGCGCGGCGTCATCGTCTTGGCCCCACACTTCGGCAACTGGGAGGTGCTCAACTTCTGGCTCTCGAGCCACTTCCCCTTCACCGCCATGTACGAGCCCCCCAAGATCGCCGAACTCGACCCGGTGATCCGTCAGGGGCGCGAGCGCATGGGCGCAAGCCTGGTGCCGACCAACCCGCGCGGCGTCGCGGCCCTGCTCAAGGCACTCAAGCGCAGCGAGGCCGTTGGCATCCTGCCGGACCAGGAACCCGACTGGGGTAGCGGTGTATTCGCCCCCTTCTATCATCGCCTGGCCTACACCGCGACCCTGCTGCCCAAGCTGGTGGCGCGCACCGATGCCCGGGTTGTCACCGGCGTGGCCCGGCGCATCCCCGGGCGCGGCTTCGCCATCCACTTCCTCGCCGCCGACGAGCGCGTCTATGCCACCGACGAGGAGCAGTCGGCCACCGGCGTCAACGCCTGCGTGGAAGACGCCATCGCCCTGGACCCGGCCCAGTACCAGTGGGAGTACAAGCGCTACCGCAAGGTCATCGAGGAGCAACAGGGCGTACCGAACCACCGGGAGTTTCGGCTCTACTAA
- a CDS encoding DUF4870 family protein, with translation MNDSPESRNVIDSGSTPDTTLPIVVYALFLAGIVTGGLTMLVGVVIAYVYRGQNPHWFDEHYRYQIRTFWLAVLYFSISGLLMLILIGFVTWLVVIVWLVVRCVKGIKRLQEHREPENVDAWLI, from the coding sequence ATGAACGATAGTCCCGAAAGCCGTAACGTCATCGATTCGGGTAGCACGCCCGACACCACTCTGCCTATCGTCGTCTACGCCCTGTTCCTGGCAGGCATCGTCACTGGCGGCCTGACCATGCTGGTCGGTGTGGTGATCGCCTATGTCTATCGCGGCCAGAATCCGCACTGGTTCGATGAGCACTACCGTTATCAGATCCGCACCTTCTGGCTCGCGGTGCTCTACTTCTCCATTTCCGGCCTGCTGATGCTGATACTGATCGGCTTCGTGACCTGGCTGGTGGTAATCGTCTGGCTGGTGGTGCGCTGCGTCAAGGGCATCAAGCGCCTGCAGGAGCACCGCGAGCCCGAGAATGTTGACGCCTGGCTGATCTGA
- a CDS encoding ABC transporter substrate-binding protein, with amino-acid sequence MKRLLKGLCLAAAVTFADVHGDDPAAGHTVDIVHYWTSRSEAAALDVYRQAWIGAGNRWVDLAAENEAALKRVVSDRIAHGYPPAVMQWNVAASSRELRDFGVVQDIEPVAREQGWHERLPNFVLERISHEGKVYFAPSNIHVENWLWTSQAIFDEVGLEVPESWEEILTAAERIEAAGYQPIAIGAEPWEIALLFHGIMYYAMGSDGYERVFNGEAEAVLDEEMLDALDLLRRISRYAPPPAAREGKSWADAAAAIGRGEAGMQFMGDWVKGELTLLGYRADRDFGCTFTPGTSIAYFMVLDAFAFPLTAREGETQAQQEFARMVFEPDNQIAFSRLKGALPTRLDVDPGELDSCGQRGLQELIKEKYRTEVHSRAMPSHQVAAWIGILAEFFDDESISSQSAQQRMYQVISEG; translated from the coding sequence ATGAAGCGGCTATTGAAAGGTCTATGTCTGGCTGCAGCCGTGACGTTTGCCGACGTTCACGGTGACGATCCCGCTGCTGGCCACACTGTCGATATCGTGCATTACTGGACGTCCAGGAGCGAAGCGGCGGCGCTCGATGTCTACCGGCAGGCTTGGATTGGAGCGGGTAACCGCTGGGTGGACCTGGCTGCCGAGAACGAGGCGGCCCTGAAGAGAGTCGTCAGCGATCGCATTGCCCACGGTTATCCGCCGGCCGTCATGCAGTGGAATGTTGCTGCCAGCTCCAGGGAGTTGCGCGATTTCGGCGTCGTTCAGGATATCGAGCCGGTCGCCCGGGAGCAGGGCTGGCACGAGCGACTGCCCAACTTCGTGCTCGAGCGGATCAGCCACGAGGGAAAAGTGTATTTCGCCCCTTCCAATATTCATGTCGAGAACTGGCTTTGGACCAGTCAGGCGATCTTCGATGAGGTGGGTCTCGAGGTGCCCGAGAGCTGGGAGGAAATCCTCACGGCTGCCGAGCGTATCGAAGCGGCGGGCTACCAGCCTATCGCCATCGGGGCAGAGCCTTGGGAAATCGCACTGCTTTTCCACGGCATCATGTATTACGCCATGGGATCTGACGGTTACGAGAGGGTCTTCAATGGCGAGGCGGAGGCTGTGCTCGACGAGGAAATGCTGGATGCCCTCGATCTGTTGCGCCGTATCTCTCGCTATGCTCCTCCGCCGGCAGCGCGCGAAGGAAAATCCTGGGCCGATGCTGCCGCAGCGATTGGACGCGGTGAAGCCGGCATGCAGTTCATGGGCGATTGGGTCAAGGGCGAGCTCACGTTGTTGGGTTATCGCGCCGATCGGGATTTCGGTTGCACCTTCACCCCGGGGACCTCGATCGCCTACTTCATGGTGCTCGATGCGTTTGCCTTTCCTCTGACGGCTCGGGAGGGCGAAACCCAGGCGCAACAGGAGTTCGCCCGTATGGTCTTCGAGCCCGACAACCAGATTGCATTCAGTCGTCTCAAGGGAGCCCTGCCGACGCGACTCGATGTCGACCCTGGCGAACTCGATAGCTGTGGGCAGCGGGGGTTGCAGGAGCTGATCAAGGAAAAATATCGAACCGAGGTGCACTCGCGGGCGATGCCATCGCATCAAGTGGCTGCCTGGATAGGAATCCTGGCCGAGTTCTTCGATGACGAGAGTATTTCCAGCCAAAGTGCCCAGCAGCGCATGTATCAAGTGATCAGCGAGGGTTGA
- a CDS encoding Card1-like endonuclease domain-containing protein yields MPHLHVALVTERPEASLIPILQLRPQRIVLIPCHSSPQATERLVILLRHELPRDTRIEAYPSLPSDEPRRCAEYADALADTLYRQQFDTPSLTVTLDVGGCRTLIALLFQQALQRCAADLLYADVKAGAIYRLSHDDPGSAPEVMAIEPVLDIDRYLQANGRKRVRALSDSMEWRSSCMQRRSLTRHLAQHADRLASLLGELHDMVHGDGGVLENPDPHASPRLRTGAEHQRLHVAPRFPATDALTALSEAGLLEWDNQAPCSLSITSLEGAHYLGGGWLTEYAWLSAQEARLSQVCSGAHLLDLNVDRNDRPVVPSCLAVERNQLLFIECLIARPGAEDCLEQGLKRLHGMLNHSAGLNATRVLLACGEFDKASQRLTELQRIQGMHVAVVEGEELKHLPALLANWKDNGSWPEAVPMPLNPR; encoded by the coding sequence ATGCCACATCTGCACGTCGCGCTGGTAACAGAGCGCCCCGAGGCAAGCCTGATCCCGATACTGCAATTGCGTCCACAGCGAATCGTATTGATACCATGCCACTCATCGCCACAGGCGACCGAACGGCTGGTGATCCTGTTGCGCCATGAGCTGCCCAGGGATACCAGGATCGAGGCATATCCCAGCCTTCCCTCGGACGAGCCGCGACGTTGCGCCGAATACGCCGATGCCTTGGCCGATACCCTCTACCGCCAGCAGTTCGATACTCCTTCCCTCACAGTCACCCTGGACGTAGGCGGATGCCGTACGCTCATTGCCCTGCTGTTCCAGCAGGCACTGCAACGCTGCGCCGCCGATCTGCTGTATGCCGACGTCAAGGCCGGGGCTATCTACCGCCTGTCACATGACGATCCCGGCTCGGCTCCCGAGGTCATGGCCATCGAACCGGTACTCGACATCGATCGTTACCTGCAGGCCAATGGCCGCAAGCGCGTCAGGGCGCTGTCCGACAGCATGGAGTGGCGTTCGTCTTGCATGCAGCGTAGATCCCTGACGCGCCACTTGGCCCAGCACGCCGACCGGCTCGCCTCCCTGCTCGGCGAGCTGCACGATATGGTGCATGGTGATGGCGGCGTGCTGGAGAACCCTGACCCGCATGCGTCTCCCCGGCTACGGACCGGCGCTGAACACCAGCGACTCCATGTCGCCCCCCGTTTTCCCGCCACCGATGCCTTGACGGCGCTGAGCGAGGCCGGTCTGCTCGAATGGGACAACCAGGCCCCCTGCAGCCTCTCCATTACCTCGCTGGAAGGCGCTCATTACCTGGGCGGCGGCTGGCTGACGGAATATGCCTGGCTCAGCGCTCAGGAAGCCCGGCTCTCTCAAGTGTGTAGTGGTGCCCATCTCCTCGATCTGAACGTCGATCGCAACGACAGGCCGGTAGTGCCCAGTTGCCTGGCGGTGGAGCGCAATCAACTGCTGTTCATCGAATGCCTGATCGCCCGCCCCGGGGCGGAGGACTGCCTGGAACAGGGCCTGAAACGCCTGCATGGGATGCTCAATCACTCAGCGGGACTCAACGCCACTCGGGTTCTGCTTGCCTGTGGGGAGTTCGACAAAGCCAGCCAGCGGCTTACCGAACTGCAGCGCATACAAGGTATGCATGTGGCAGTGGTGGAGGGTGAGGAGCTCAAGCACCTTCCCGCCCTGCTGGCGAACTGGAAGGATAACGGCAGCTGGCCTGAGGCCGTGCCGATGCCCCTCAACCCTCGCTGA
- a CDS encoding EamA family transporter produces MTTDTAVLGSASLLPRHFAVLLLASVATLFAGNHVAARLAFDEGTGLLLAVLVRSAVALSVLAVLFLLQRKRFAFPAGAGRWQLLAGLMVAIQSLCLYSAVARIPVVVALLLMNTFPIQLALLTWALGGPRPTLRAALIMAAILVGLVVVLDVPAWLASPESLGPDWLPGVAFGLGAAAAFSGALWITEHHLGEVGSTLRSLLTMLTVLVVMVVAGALHLVPGGMALPASGTGWGALAALALLYSVAFSVLFISVPRLEMARNAPVMNVEPVASLLLGYLVLGQMLSGTQLIGGAIVLGGIVVLSLSPR; encoded by the coding sequence ATGACGACTGACACTGCGGTGCTTGGTAGTGCATCGCTGCTGCCGCGCCACTTCGCCGTATTGCTGTTGGCCTCCGTTGCCACCCTGTTCGCCGGTAATCATGTCGCGGCCCGCCTGGCGTTCGACGAGGGCACCGGGCTGCTGCTCGCCGTGCTGGTGCGCTCCGCCGTGGCTCTCAGCGTGCTGGCAGTGCTGTTTCTGCTGCAGCGCAAGCGCTTCGCCTTTCCGGCCGGCGCGGGCCGCTGGCAGCTGTTGGCAGGACTGATGGTCGCGATCCAGAGCCTTTGCCTCTATTCGGCGGTGGCGCGCATTCCGGTGGTGGTCGCGCTGCTGTTGATGAATACCTTTCCCATCCAACTGGCGCTATTGACCTGGGCGCTGGGAGGTCCGCGCCCGACGCTGCGCGCCGCGCTGATCATGGCGGCGATCCTGGTCGGGCTGGTGGTGGTGCTAGACGTACCCGCCTGGCTGGCTTCGCCCGAGTCCCTCGGGCCTGACTGGCTGCCCGGCGTGGCTTTCGGGCTGGGAGCGGCGGCGGCTTTCTCCGGCGCCCTGTGGATCACCGAGCACCACCTGGGCGAGGTGGGCAGTACCCTGCGCAGCCTGTTGACCATGCTCACCGTTCTGGTAGTGATGGTCGTTGCCGGGGCTCTGCACCTGGTGCCGGGCGGCATGGCGCTGCCGGCTAGCGGTACGGGGTGGGGGGCGCTGGCAGCGCTGGCGCTGCTCTATAGCGTGGCTTTCTCAGTGCTGTTCATCAGCGTGCCGCGGCTGGAGATGGCGCGCAATGCGCCGGTGATGAATGTCGAGCCAGTGGCCTCGTTGTTGCTGGGCTATCTCGTACTGGGGCAGATGCTTTCGGGGACGCAACTGATCGGTGGCGCGATCGTGCTGGGCGGCATCGTCGTGCTGAGCCTATCGCCACGTTGA
- a CDS encoding YfcC family protein: MGNAEVVASKSEKRFRFPTAFTILFGLTILAAVLTWVVPAGQYERAYDESLGREVTVVGSYQQVEANPQNAWDVLMAPVAGLYDPGSYEANAIDVALFVLIIGGFIGVVTATGAIDAGIGRAMRRMAGHEKWMIPLLMGLFALGGTTYGMAEETLAFYMLLIPIIIAAGYDSVTAVAIILLGAGVGVLGSTVNAFATVIASDAAGIPFTDGLTLRLVILVLCFVVTVLYVMRYAAKVKRNPEVSIVGDQREADREYFLSQRSAEELPFTRTRKLVLALFAATFLIMVWGVLMAGWWMGEMTALFLASSLVIGVTARLGEARFVESFVGGAKELLGVALIIGLARGIVVIMDAGLITDTILHWSEERVSGLSSVAFINVMYWLQIMMSFFVPSSSGLAVMSMPVLAPMADFAGVGRDLVVTAYQSANGLVNLINPTFAVVMGALAIGRVPYERWLRFMWPLLVILTLVILGCLSLAAMLG; the protein is encoded by the coding sequence ATGGGTAACGCGGAGGTGGTAGCCAGCAAGAGCGAGAAGCGATTTCGTTTTCCGACTGCCTTTACCATTCTGTTCGGCTTGACGATCCTGGCGGCGGTGCTGACCTGGGTCGTGCCGGCAGGTCAGTACGAGAGGGCATACGACGAGTCGCTGGGGCGTGAGGTCACCGTGGTGGGCAGCTACCAGCAGGTCGAGGCCAACCCACAGAATGCCTGGGACGTGCTGATGGCGCCCGTGGCGGGCCTGTACGACCCCGGCAGCTACGAGGCCAACGCGATCGACGTTGCCCTGTTCGTTCTGATCATTGGGGGCTTCATTGGCGTAGTCACGGCCACCGGTGCCATCGATGCCGGCATCGGGCGTGCCATGAGGCGCATGGCAGGCCACGAAAAGTGGATGATTCCGCTGCTAATGGGGCTCTTCGCTCTGGGCGGCACGACGTATGGAATGGCCGAGGAGACACTGGCCTTCTACATGCTGTTGATCCCCATCATCATTGCCGCGGGATACGACTCGGTGACGGCAGTGGCGATCATACTGTTGGGTGCGGGAGTCGGGGTGCTGGGCTCGACGGTCAACGCCTTCGCCACTGTCATCGCCTCCGATGCTGCCGGCATACCCTTCACCGACGGCCTGACCCTCAGGCTTGTGATCCTGGTGCTGTGCTTCGTCGTCACCGTACTCTATGTGATGCGCTACGCGGCCAAGGTCAAACGAAACCCCGAGGTTTCCATCGTCGGCGACCAGCGCGAAGCGGACCGAGAATATTTCCTGAGCCAGCGGAGCGCGGAAGAACTTCCTTTCACTCGTACTCGCAAGCTGGTGCTCGCCCTGTTTGCCGCCACTTTCCTGATCATGGTGTGGGGAGTGCTGATGGCCGGCTGGTGGATGGGCGAGATGACGGCGCTGTTCCTGGCGTCCAGTCTGGTCATCGGCGTGACGGCCCGCCTGGGAGAGGCGCGTTTCGTGGAATCCTTCGTTGGCGGTGCCAAGGAGCTACTGGGCGTGGCGCTGATCATCGGTCTGGCGCGCGGTATCGTGGTCATCATGGATGCTGGTCTCATCACCGATACCATTCTGCATTGGTCCGAGGAGCGGGTGAGCGGCCTCTCCAGCGTTGCCTTCATCAACGTCATGTACTGGCTTCAAATCATGATGTCGTTCTTCGTTCCCTCCTCCTCGGGGCTGGCCGTAATGAGCATGCCGGTGCTGGCGCCGATGGCCGACTTTGCGGGAGTAGGGCGAGACCTGGTCGTGACGGCCTACCAATCCGCGAATGGCCTGGTCAATCTGATCAATCCGACCTTTGCCGTGGTCATGGGAGCGTTGGCGATAGGGCGTGTGCCCTATGAACGCTGGCTGCGCTTCATGTGGCCGCTGCTGGTGATTCTTACTCTGGTCATCCTCGGCTGTCTGAGCCTCGCGGCAATGCTGGGGTGA
- a CDS encoding class I SAM-dependent methyltransferase produces the protein MPTCPLCACTRSRHFHRDARRDYYRCENCRLAFVPPEQRLSPEQEKAVYDQHENLPDDPGYRRFLSRLFDPLERRLAPGARGLDFGAGPGPTLSLMFEEAGHPMAIYDPFYAPDPAVLERRYDFITATEVVEHLFAPGRELERLAALLPEGGWLGLMTKRVTSEEAFARWHYILDPTHVCFFSEASFEWLAKRLGMSVEFPAADVALFQKRSVR, from the coding sequence ATGCCGACCTGCCCGCTATGCGCTTGCACTCGTTCGCGCCATTTTCATCGCGATGCGAGACGCGACTACTACCGTTGCGAGAACTGCCGGCTGGCGTTCGTACCGCCGGAGCAGCGCCTGTCGCCCGAGCAAGAGAAAGCGGTCTACGACCAGCACGAGAACCTCCCCGACGACCCTGGTTATCGCCGTTTCCTGTCACGCCTGTTCGATCCGCTCGAACGTCGGCTGGCACCGGGTGCTCGCGGGCTCGACTTCGGTGCCGGTCCTGGGCCGACGCTGTCGCTGATGTTCGAGGAGGCGGGCCACCCCATGGCCATCTACGATCCTTTCTACGCGCCGGACCCCGCCGTTCTCGAGCGCCGCTACGATTTCATTACCGCCACCGAAGTAGTGGAGCATTTGTTCGCACCGGGACGTGAGCTCGAGCGCCTTGCGGCTCTGCTGCCCGAAGGGGGTTGGCTGGGCCTGATGACCAAGCGTGTGACCAGCGAGGAGGCCTTCGCCCGCTGGCACTACATACTCGATCCGACCCATGTGTGTTTCTTCAGCGAAGCGAGCTTCGAGTGGCTGGCCAAGCGGCTTGGCATGAGCGTCGAGTTTCCCGCCGCGGATGTTGCGCTGTTCCAGAAACGTTCTGTTCGCTGA
- a CDS encoding outer membrane beta-barrel protein, with protein sequence MFWELDPDRGPSADSVGLRLNGGMKFNDYLAAEAHLGTGGSDGAVDLEYLVGAYAKGILPVSQEFRLYGLAGFTEVDFDIDRESGFSYGGGAEFDVAPNLAIGADYMRYLDKSDYTFDAASVGVRYRF encoded by the coding sequence ATGTTCTGGGAGCTCGATCCCGACCGGGGCCCTTCGGCCGATTCCGTGGGGCTGCGTCTCAACGGCGGGATGAAGTTCAACGACTATCTCGCCGCCGAGGCTCACCTTGGCACCGGTGGTTCCGATGGGGCGGTCGATCTGGAGTACCTCGTCGGTGCCTACGCCAAGGGGATTCTGCCGGTTTCGCAGGAGTTCCGCCTGTATGGCCTGGCGGGCTTCACCGAGGTGGATTTCGACATTGATCGTGAAAGCGGCTTCTCCTACGGTGGCGGTGCCGAATTCGACGTGGCGCCTAACCTGGCGATCGGTGCCGATTATATGCGTTATCTGGATAAGTCGGATTATACCTTCGATGCTGCCAGCGTTGGCGTGCGCTATCGTTTCTGA